From the Fusobacterium ulcerans ATCC 49185 genome, the window TTCATAAAAAATAATTCTTCTTTTTTTATTTTAATTATTTTAAACTTTTCATTTGTTAGTAAAAGTTTAGCAGCAGAACGGCAGGAAAAAACAAAACTCATCTCCATTCCTCTAGATGTTAATTTCAATATCCTTGGATATACTTTACAAGTATCACTTAAGCAATCCCATCCAAAATCTTTGTGAATTCGACATAATTTTTTATCAGTTATAAATTTACAATATCCATCTGTAAATTTTACTGTATGTCCATTTTCTTCATCTATATTAATATATGTTCCTATATCTTCTTTTAATTCATCTAAACAAGATTTTGTTTTTAAAAAAGCTACTTCATCTATATCTATTTTCCATTTATTTTTACAACATTCTCCACTTGCATTACATTTATATTTTGCAAGAATATTAGGAATAAGTACATATTCATAATTTTTAATTTCCATTTTTATCACCATCTATTTTAATAAATCCTGTTCTTTGTTCATCTTTAAAAAATACTAAATCTTCATTTATTTTTCCCAATTTTTTATATTTCAAAGGAAGTATAGTTTTTCCAGTTATTGAAAATATCCCAAACTTATTATCTTTAAAAACATAAATATAATCTTTAATTATTTCTATAGCATCATAAATTGGATCTATTATTTCTTTATTTTTTTTATTTATTACTCCAAATCCACTCTCTTTTGCTATAATTGCAAGTTCATTTTTAAAATTATTAGCTATTAAGTAATCAAATGGAATTTTTATATTCCCTTTTTCATCTATATATCCAAATCTTCCATTTAACTCAGCAACCATATAGCCTTCACTATATTCTCCAATATCTTCATATGAGAGCTCTTTTAATATTCCATCTAAATTAAGTAAATACCATTTATGCTCTTTTTTTACATGAATAAAATCTTTTCCTTTTTTAAATAAAAAGCCACCTTCATAGATTGGTTTTATTATTTCTTCTCCTAAATCAGTTATATATCCAATTTTCCCATTTTTTAAAACCATAATTTTTCCATCTATCTCTGAACTAAAATTATCATAATCTATTTTTTTTTCAATTCCTTTTTCTAAGTTTATGAAATAAGTTTTATCTTTAGTATACCCAATCAAAATATTATTACTTAAACTCATAAAATGAGTATAGATAAAATTAGTTTTATATTCTTCTTTAGTATTTATTATCCCCCATTTTTCATTATTTTTAACATATAAATAATTTTTTATACCTAATTCGATATCTTCATAA encodes:
- a CDS encoding WG repeat-containing protein, coding for MKKINLIIFFIILILSILIAIEVIYLFNNFIEKNKEIKNYKIIELEVDEATEVCAGKTVVKVKGKYGIIDIQDGKYIKEPKYDSIIRLDEENFILSQKDKVYIFNFNTQKEIYVESVKVINKKFYKIELDGKYGLLNKEGEIVIDIENDFIQGNETDILVKSNKNWYLYDMDLNKKELKGNYEDIELGIKNYLYVKNNEKWGIINTKEEYKTNFIYTHFMSLSNNILIGYTKDKTYFINLEKGIEKKIDYDNFSSEIDGKIMVLKNGKIGYITDLGEEIIKPIYEGGFLFKKGKDFIHVKKEHKWYLLNLDGILKELSYEDIGEYSEGYMVAELNGRFGYIDEKGNIKIPFDYLIANNFKNELAIIAKESGFGVINKKNKEIIDPIYDAIEIIKDYIYVFKDNKFGIFSITGKTILPLKYKKLGKINEDLVFFKDEQRTGFIKIDGDKNGN